The proteins below come from a single uncultured Cohaesibacter sp. genomic window:
- the tuf gene encoding elongation factor Tu, with translation MAKEKFERTKPHVNIGTIGHVDHGKTTLTAAITMTLAETGGATAKAYDEIDGAPEEKARGITISTAHVEYETAARHYAHVDCPGHADYVKNMITGAAQMDGAILVCSAADGPMPQTREHILLARQVGVPALVVYLNKVDQVDDEELLELVEMEVRELLESYEFPGDEIPIVKGSALAAVENRDPEIGRDSIRALMDAVDEYIPTPDRPRDLPFLLPIEDVFSISGRGTVVTGRVERGIIKVGEEIEIVGIKDTQKTTCTGVEMFRKLLDSGEAGDNVGVLLRGTKREDVERGQVLCKPGSVTPHTKFKAEAYILTKEEGGRHTPFFTNYRPQFYFRTTDVTGVVTLDEGVEMVMPGDNVNMNVQLIVPIAMEEKLRFAIREGGRTVGAGIVGAIVE, from the coding sequence ATGGCTAAGGAAAAGTTTGAACGCACTAAGCCGCATGTGAACATCGGCACGATTGGTCACGTTGACCATGGTAAAACCACCCTGACTGCAGCTATCACCATGACCCTCGCGGAAACCGGTGGTGCGACTGCTAAGGCTTATGACGAGATCGACGGCGCTCCTGAAGAGAAAGCCCGCGGCATCACCATCTCGACGGCCCACGTCGAGTATGAAACCGCCGCTCGCCACTATGCCCACGTCGATTGCCCGGGCCACGCTGACTATGTGAAAAACATGATCACCGGTGCTGCCCAGATGGACGGCGCGATCCTGGTTTGCTCTGCTGCTGACGGCCCGATGCCCCAGACCCGCGAGCACATCCTGCTTGCTCGTCAGGTTGGCGTGCCTGCGCTTGTTGTCTACCTCAACAAAGTTGATCAGGTCGACGACGAAGAGCTCCTTGAGCTGGTTGAAATGGAAGTTCGCGAACTTCTGGAAAGCTACGAGTTCCCTGGCGATGAAATCCCCATCGTCAAAGGCTCTGCTCTTGCTGCCGTTGAAAACCGTGATCCTGAAATCGGCCGTGATTCCATCCGCGCCCTGATGGACGCTGTTGACGAATATATCCCGACCCCTGATCGTCCTCGTGACCTTCCGTTCCTTCTGCCGATCGAAGACGTGTTCTCGATCTCCGGTCGTGGTACGGTTGTTACCGGTCGTGTTGAGCGCGGTATCATCAAGGTTGGTGAAGAGATCGAAATCGTCGGCATCAAAGACACCCAGAAAACCACCTGCACCGGTGTTGAAATGTTCCGCAAGCTGCTTGATAGCGGTGAAGCTGGCGACAACGTTGGTGTTCTTCTGCGTGGTACCAAACGTGAAGACGTTGAGCGTGGTCAGGTTCTTTGCAAGCCGGGTTCCGTTACCCCGCACACGAAGTTCAAGGCTGAAGCCTACATTCTGACGAAAGAAGAAGGTGGTCGTCATACCCCGTTCTTCACCAACTATCGTCCTCAGTTCTATTTCCGCACCACCGACGTTACCGGTGTTGTGACCCTCGACGAGGGCGTGGAAATGGTTATGCCAGGCGATAACGTGAACATGAATGTACAGCTGATCGTACCGATCGCCATGGAAGAAAAGCTGCGCTTCGCTATCCGCGAAGGTGGCCGTACCGTAGGCGCCGGCATCGTTGGCGCTATCGTCGAGTAA
- the rpsJ gene encoding 30S ribosomal protein S10 yields MNGQNIRIRLKAFDHRILDTSAKEIVSTAKRTGANVRGPVPLPTHIEKFTVNRSPHVNKKSREQFEIRTHKRLLDIIDPTPQTVDALMKLDLAAGVDVEIKL; encoded by the coding sequence ATGAACGGTCAGAATATTCGAATTCGCCTTAAGGCATTCGACCATCGCATTCTCGATACGTCGGCAAAAGAAATCGTCTCCACGGCAAAGCGCACCGGCGCAAATGTTCGTGGTCCGGTTCCGCTTCCGACCCACATCGAGAAGTTCACTGTCAACCGTTCGCCGCATGTCAACAAGAAAAGCCGTGAGCAGTTCGAGATCCGTACGCACAAGCGTCTCCTCGACATCATCGATCCGACCCCTCAGACGGTCGATGCCCTCATGAAGCTTGACCTTGCGGCCGGTGTGGACGTTGAAATTAAGCTCTAA
- the fusA gene encoding elongation factor G produces MARSHKIEDYRNFGIMAHIDAGKTTTTERILYYTGKSHKIGEVHDGAATMDWMAQEQERGITITSAATTCFWREKRLNIIDTPGHVDFTIEVERSLRVLDGAVCALDANAGVEPQTETVWRQADKYAVPRMIFVNKMDKLGADFFRCVEMIETRLGAKPLCLQLPIGAESEFKGVIDLVNMKQIIWLEESLGAQFEVSDITEEYADQAAEYREQLIETVVEIDEAAMEAYLEGDEPDTAQIMALIRKGTIRNEFVPILCGTAFKNKGVQPLLDAVVDYLPSPVDIESIRGIDAKTEEPIERHADDNEPFSMLAFKIMNDPFVGSLTFCRIYSGKLEAGTSVMNTVKEKRERVGRMLQMHSNSREDIKEAFAGDIVAIAGLKDTTTGDTLCDPLNPVILERMEFPEPVIEIAVEPKTKADQEKMGLALNRLAAEDPSFRVKTDEESGQTIMAGMGELHLDILVDRMKREFKVEANIGAPQVAYRETISKEETVDYTHKKQSGGTGQFGRVKMVISPNEPGAGFEFKSSIVGGAIPKEYIPGVEKGIQSVMTAGPLAGFPMVDIKVDLIDGAFHDVDSSVLAFEIASRAGFREGCKKAGPKLLEPMMKVEVVTPEDYMGDIIGDINSRRGQISGTEARGVVTVVSAMVPLANMFGYVNTLRSMSQGRAQYSMVFDHYAQVPQAVADEVQAKYA; encoded by the coding sequence ATGGCACGCAGCCACAAGATTGAGGATTATCGTAACTTCGGCATCATGGCCCACATTGATGCTGGTAAGACGACGACCACTGAGCGAATCCTCTACTACACCGGAAAAAGCCATAAAATTGGCGAAGTCCATGATGGTGCAGCTACCATGGACTGGATGGCGCAGGAACAGGAACGTGGTATCACCATCACTTCCGCTGCTACCACCTGTTTTTGGCGTGAGAAGCGTCTGAACATCATTGATACCCCAGGCCACGTTGACTTCACCATTGAAGTTGAACGTTCCCTGCGCGTGCTCGATGGTGCGGTTTGCGCTCTTGATGCAAACGCTGGCGTTGAGCCGCAGACGGAAACTGTTTGGCGTCAGGCCGACAAGTATGCCGTTCCGCGGATGATCTTCGTCAACAAAATGGACAAACTCGGTGCAGACTTCTTCCGCTGCGTCGAAATGATCGAGACCCGTCTCGGTGCTAAGCCGCTGTGCCTTCAGCTGCCGATCGGTGCTGAGAGCGAATTCAAGGGCGTGATCGATCTGGTCAACATGAAACAGATCATCTGGCTCGAAGAATCTCTTGGTGCTCAGTTTGAAGTGTCCGACATCACCGAAGAGTATGCTGACCAAGCTGCGGAATACCGCGAGCAGCTGATCGAGACTGTTGTTGAGATCGACGAAGCTGCCATGGAAGCCTATCTCGAAGGGGATGAGCCGGACACCGCTCAGATCATGGCGCTGATCCGCAAGGGAACCATTCGCAACGAATTCGTTCCGATCCTCTGCGGTACTGCATTCAAGAACAAAGGCGTTCAGCCGCTTCTTGATGCCGTGGTTGACTATCTGCCGAGCCCGGTCGACATCGAATCCATCCGTGGTATCGATGCCAAGACCGAAGAACCGATCGAACGTCATGCTGATGACAACGAACCGTTCTCCATGCTGGCGTTCAAAATCATGAACGACCCGTTTGTTGGCTCTCTGACCTTCTGCCGCATTTATTCCGGTAAGCTGGAAGCTGGTACGTCGGTTATGAACACCGTCAAGGAAAAGCGCGAACGCGTTGGCCGTATGCTTCAGATGCACTCCAACTCTCGTGAGGACATCAAGGAAGCGTTTGCTGGCGACATCGTGGCTATTGCAGGCCTCAAGGACACCACGACTGGCGACACCCTGTGTGACCCGCTGAACCCGGTTATCCTCGAGCGCATGGAATTCCCGGAACCGGTTATCGAGATCGCCGTTGAGCCGAAAACAAAAGCCGACCAGGAAAAAATGGGCCTCGCGCTCAACCGTCTGGCAGCTGAGGATCCTTCCTTCCGCGTTAAAACGGACGAAGAATCCGGTCAGACCATCATGGCTGGCATGGGTGAACTTCACCTCGACATTCTCGTTGACCGTATGAAACGCGAATTCAAGGTTGAAGCCAACATCGGTGCTCCTCAGGTGGCTTATCGCGAGACCATCAGCAAAGAAGAGACCGTTGACTACACCCACAAGAAACAGTCTGGTGGTACGGGTCAGTTCGGTCGCGTCAAGATGGTTATCTCTCCGAACGAGCCGGGCGCTGGTTTCGAGTTCAAATCTTCCATCGTTGGTGGTGCTATTCCGAAAGAATACATCCCTGGCGTTGAAAAGGGTATTCAGTCTGTGATGACTGCAGGCCCGCTGGCTGGCTTCCCGATGGTCGACATCAAAGTTGACCTGATCGACGGTGCCTTCCACGACGTTGACTCCTCGGTTCTTGCCTTCGAGATCGCATCTCGTGCAGGCTTCCGTGAAGGCTGCAAGAAAGCTGGTCCGAAACTGCTCGAACCAATGATGAAAGTCGAAGTTGTGACCCCTGAAGACTATATGGGTGACATCATCGGCGACATTAACTCTCGCCGCGGACAGATTTCCGGTACGGAAGCTCGTGGTGTCGTAACCGTTGTCAGTGCCATGGTGCCGCTTGCGAACATGTTTGGCTATGTGAACACTCTTCGTTCCATGTCCCAAGGTCGCGCTCAGTATTCCATGGTGTTCGATCACTATGCACAAGTGCCACAGGCAGTTGCTGACGAGGTTCAGGCCAAATACGCCTAA